The genomic segment AGTTGTGCTAAGCATATAAAAAAAGGGAGGCCAAAACATTTCCAAAGTGCTAGTTTTCGTGTAATCTTTTGTAGCTTAGTTTACTTGTTCATGGAGTTTAAAGAATGTCGTCACACAATCTTGATGTGTACATGCCGGTATTAATACTATTGGCGTTTGCAGTCATTATGGTAATAGGAGCGCTTCTAGTAGGGAAACTTATAAGACCTTCTAACCCAACCGATTTAAAATTAACACCATACGAATGTGGTGAGGAGCCTATTGGTTCTGCATGGTCTAACTTCAATGTTAGATTCTATGTTATCGCACTTGTGTTCTTAATCTTTGATGTTGAAGGTGCATTAATGTTTCCTGTCGCAGCAGTTTTTAGGAAGTTTGTAGAGATTGGTGAAGGCGGCGCAGTTTTAGCATCTTTTCTACTTTTCATTACGATACTAGCACTTGGTGTTGTGTATTGTTGGAAGAAAGGTGATCTTGACTGGGTAAAAAGTTATCAAGTTTCAGGTAAAAAGGATAAATAATGAACTCAACGGTTGTATCTTATTTATCACAAGCACCAGGATATGGTTTTTTAACTTCAAGACTCTCAGAAGTTCTAGGTTTTGATGCCACTGGAATTGTGAATTTCTTAATTTTCTTCATTGTTACATTTGTAATTGTAAACGTGATGGCCGCTATCGGTGGTTTAGGTACATATGCAGAGAGAAAAATTTCTGCCGATTTACAAATGAGACAAGGTCCAAACAGAGTTGGGCCTTTTGGTATTCTTCAATTCTTAGCTGACGGTGTGAAGATGATCCTTAAAGAGGACATCATTCCAAGACAAGCTGATAAGTTCATGTTTCACCTTGCTCCATTTTTATGTCTTGGTGGTGTATTCATGTCACTTGCGGTTGTTCCGTTTTCTAGTGGACTAGCATTAACAAATTTAAATATTGGTGTTTTCTACCTTCTAGGTGTTTCTTCACTTGTTGGTGTTGGGATTTTTCTTGGTGGTTATTCTTCAAACTCTAAGTGGTCAATGCTTGGTGGTATGAGAGGTGCCTCACAAATCGTTTCTTACGAAGTTCCAGTAACACTTACGATTTTATCAGTTGTTCTAATGGCCGGAAGTCTTTCATTTGATGTAATTACTGAGGCACAAGGTGGTTTCCCACACGAGTGGTTCCTACTTCATAATCCATTCACTTTTATTGGTTTCTTTGTTCTTTTTATTGGAGCACTTGCTGAAACTAATAGAGCACCATTTGACCTTCCTGAAGCAGAATCGGAACTAGTATCAGGTTACCATACTGAATATTCTGGGATGAGATTTGGTTTCTTTGCTCTTGCTGAATATATTGAAGTATTTGTTGTGTGTGGTGTTTGTGCTGCGCTTTTCCTTGGTGGATATAAAGTTCCTTTTGATCTTGGTTCTGGTGATTTCCTAGTTAAGGCTTTCCCATCAATTGAGCCAATGCTTGCTAAGCAAGTTGGTAATATTCTTCAACTTGGAGCTTTCGTTACAAAAACGTTAGCTCTTTATTATGTTGTTATCTGGATTAGATGGACACTTCCAAGACTTAGAGTTGACCATTTAATGGTTCTTTGTTGGAAGTACTTAACTCCAATTGCATTATTTAACCTAGTTGGTTGTGCAGTTTGGTTATATGCCTTCGAAGGTAAATCAATTTGGTATTTAATTTTTAAAAGTGGTGCAGCAGCAGCTGGTGCTCATCACTAAAATAGGGAAAGGGATTAAACATGTTTTTAAATATTATGTTTCTCTTGGCTGCGGGCGCGACAATCGGTGGATCATTCTTAACGGCCACTGCTAAAAACTTAATGCACGCATGTGTTTACTTACTACTTACACTTTTTGGTGTAGCTGGTCTGTATGCAACTTTAGGAGCGGACTTCTTAGCGGCAACACAATTAGTTGTTTATGCTGGTGGTGTTATTATCCTTATGCTTTTCGCCATCATGTTAACTGGTGGAGTTAGAGAGTTCGTTAACAAGTTTGGAATTGATAAAGTAGCTTCAATGGGGACAGTGAAAACTTACTCGATTGCAGGTTTCATGGTTCTAATCATGTCATTTGTTATCATGAAGATATTAGCTCCTGTGTTCAAGACTTATGCTCCAGGAGAGCTTCCTGCTTTTACAACAACAGTTGAAAAATTAGGAACGCTTCTAATTACTGACCATGTATTAGCATTTGAAATTTCTTCAATCCTACTTCTTGGTGCACTTATTGGTGCAGCAGTTATTTCAAGACCGGGGAGAACAAAATGATCAGTTTACCATCATATTTAATTATTTCATTTTGCCTTTTCATTGCTGGTTTAACAGTAATGATCGCAAGAAAGAATATCATTGCAATGCTACTTGGTATTGAACTTATTCTAAATGCGGCAGCACTTAACTTTGCTGCGTACACAAGATTTGTTAATCAAAATCTTGATGGGCATTTAATGTCTTTATTTATTATTGTTATCGCTGCTGCTGAAGCTGCGGTAGGGTTAGCGATTGTTATTAGATTCTTCCAGATTAAAGAGTCTATTCACATCGATGACGCAACTGAATTACAGAGCTAATAGGATTATAAGGAAATATATATGGATTATACGATCTCAAGTGTAGCACCAATTGTTCTCTTGCCATTTTTTGCTTTCGTTATTAACGCGTTCTTAGCAAGAAAGGGTGGTAAGGCAACTGTCGCTGCTGTATTTTTATCATGTGCCGCTATTGTTGGTTCATCATTTTATGCAATTAAGATCTTCAAAGACTTTGTTTTTGGAAATTACGCTGCAGATTACTACATTCACAAAGTATTTACTTGGTTCGACCTTACTGGTGGAGGGCAAGAATTTGCGGTGAATATGGGGATTTACATCGATAACATGGCAGCAGTAATGCTTCTTATGGTTACGGTTGTTGCAACGATGATTCACATTTTCTCTACGTATTACATGCACCACGATATGCACTATGGAAGAAATGGTAGATTCTTTGTTTATATGTCTCTATTTACTTCTGCAATGCTCGGTCTTGTGCTTTCAGATAACCTTTTCTCAGTATTTATCTTCTGGGAACTTATGGGATTCTGTTCTTACTCTTTAATTGGTTTTTACTACGAAAAAGAAAAGACAGGAAACGCAAGTATCAAAGCTTTCATGACGACAAGAATAGGGGATGTTTTCTTCCTTTTAGGAATTGTTGCTCTTTGGACACATATTGGTTCAGTTTCTTTTGTTGATTTATATGCTGCGATTGCAAACGGACTATTTGATGGTGCTAGTGTACTTGGTATTCCACTTGCTACATTTATTGCAGTTTGTATCTTCCTTGGAACTATTGGAAAATCAGCTCAATTCCCATTAAACGTTTGGCTACCAGACGCGATGAATGGACCAACTCCATGTTCGGCCCTAATTCACGCTGCTACAATGGTTGCTGCTGGGGTTTACTTATCTCTAAGAATTTATCCATTAATTGAACTTGGAAACCTAAACTACTTTGTTGCTTGTATTGGTGGTATCACAGCTCTTGGTGCTGCGACGATCGCTCTAGTGCAAACAGACTTCAAAGCAGTTCTAGCTTTTTCAACAATTTCTCAACTCGGATACATGGTTTTAGGTGTTGGTGTTGGATCATATAATGCTGCATTCATGCACTTAATTACTCACGCGATTTTCAAGGCTTGTTTATTCCTTGCTGCTGGATCGGTAATTCACTCGCTTCACGATCACCACACTCATGAGCACGTACAAGAAATGCCAAGAATGGGTGGTCTAAGACATAAGATGAAATTCACTTGGTTTGCAATGTGGTGTTGTACTCTTGCAATCGCTGGTGTTCCATTCTTCTCTGGTTTTGTTTCTAAAGATAGAATTCTTGGTGACGCGCTTGTTATGGCAACTCACGGACCGAAGTGGATTATCCCAACAGCTCTAGGATTTATCGGTGCATTCCTAACAGCATTCTATATGTGTAGAATGATGTTCTTAGCTTTCCACGGGAAGCCAAGAGATAAAGAAGTTTATGACCACTGTCATGAAGAGCACTTCTCTTGGAATAGAAACTTACCATTATTATTCCTTTCAGTGTTTACGCTAGGAGTTTGGTTTGCTGGATCTTTAACAGGTCAAGGACTTGTTAAGGTTGCTGATCCTCACCATGGAAAATATGAGTGGTTCCAGACATTAATTCAAAAGCCAGTTGTTTCGAAATTTGTTTCTTTACAAAAAGAACCATTCTCGCAACTTGATACAAGAGTTAAAAATAGTGCTGAGAAATCACAATATGACCACACATATGGTTTACCAGAAGATGAGGCTCACCATGTACATCACGTACATCAAATTGGTGCTATCGCTTCGATCTTTATTGCTCTCGGTGGTATCTTCGTAGCAGCGATGATGTATCTATGGAATAAGTGGAATCCAGGATTTTGGGTTAACACTTTCAATAGATATTATAGAACATTACAAAACAAATACTATATGGATGATCTTTATATTAAAGGATTTATTCAAGGGATGCTTCTACCGTTTAATAATCTACTATCAAGATTTGATATGGGATTCTACGACAAGTACGTAGTAGATGGTTGGGCCGTAGTTACTCGTTACCTTATGAATGTCTCGAAGTGGTTTGATAACTTATTCGTAGACACGATTATGGTTGATGGTACAGGTGCATCGGTTAGATTTTTCAACGTGATACTTAGGACAATTCAATCTGGAAAGATTCAGTTCTATATCATTATGATTGTATTAGTAATTTTTGGTTATATTTTAGCTTTATAAAATTTAGGAATTAAGGAGTTTACAGGTGAGCGGTCATTCTAATTTGCTAAGTTGGATTCTGTGGATGCCGATTGTTGGTGTTCTTGGAGTATTATTAATCCCAAGAACTAAAGAGACTTTAATTAGATTTTGGTCTCTTATTAACACGGTTATTACTCTAGCATTATCGGTTGTACTTTATATGAAGTTCGATACGACAACGCCAGGTATGCAAGCAGCTTTTACAATTAAAAAAGCATGGATCAGTCAGTTTAATATTTTCTACCACCTTGCGGTTGATGGTATTTCACTTCCAATGATCTTATTAACATCTTTACTTTTCTTTATCTGTATCCTTTCTTCATGGACAGTAAAGAAACAAGTTAAAGGTTACTTTGCATTATTTTTATTTCTTCAGTCGACAGTATTTGGAGTATTCCTTTCAATGGACTTCTTCTTATTCTACGTTTACTGGGAAGTTATGCTTATTCCAATGTTCTTCCTAATCGGAATTTGGGGTGGAGAAAACAGAGAGTATGCAGCTGTAAAATTCTTCTTATATACATTCTTTGGTTCTATTCTAATGTTAGTTGGTATGGTTGCTCTATACTTCGTAACTGGTCAAGGTGTTGATTCTTTCAATATTCTTGCTCTATCGGGTGGGAAGTTTGCAAACGAAACAGTTAATATGTTCGGCATGGCACTGCCATTCGCGAAAATATTCTTTGTCGCTCTATTTATTGGTTTTGCGATTAAAGTTCCTGTTTTCCCATTTCACACTTGGTTACCACATGCTCACGTTCAGGCTCCAACTGCGATCTCAGTTATCCTTGCTGGTGTTCTATTAAAGATGGGTACATATGGTTTCTTAAGAATTGCATTTCCAATCTTCCCAGGTGCTTCAGTTTACTTTGCTGATGCAATCGCTTGGCTAGGTTTAATTAATATCATCTACGGTGCATTCTGTGCGATGGCTCAAACCGATGTTAAAAAACTTGTTGCATACTCTTCAGTATCTCACATGGGTTTTGTTATGCTAGGTCTTGCAGCTATGACTGTTCAAGGTGTTAATGGAGCTGTTCTTCAGATGTTCAACCACGGAACTTCAACAGCTATGATGTTCCTTCTAATTGGTATTCTTTATGAAAGATCTCACCACAGATGGATTGTTAGACCAGATGGAACAAAAGGTTTTGGAGGTCTTTATACACAATTACCAAAATTCTCAATCATCTTTATTATCGCGATGTTCGCATCAATGGGATTACCAGGTCTTTCAGGATTTATCTCTGAAGCGCTAATCTTCCTAGGGATCTATAACAGATTTACAACAATTACTGTAATCGCGGTACTTGGTCTTCTTCTTGGTGCAGCTTACCTATTATGGATGTTCAAGAGAATGTTCTTTGGTGAAGTTATTGAAGAAAACAAATCATACACAGATGTAAATTCAAGAGAAATTTTCTACATGTTACCACTATGTGTTGCTGTTATCCTTTTTGGAGTTTACCCAGCACCACTACTTAACATTATGAAAGCTTCTGTTGGTAAATTAGTTTCTCTACTAGCTCAGTTCTAGTTAAAGGTGAAATAATGGCTTTAAAATATTTAGCAAGTATAAGTCACTACGTTCCAGAGCTGCTATTGTGTTTAACAATGGCGGCACTGATTCTAGTTGAATCAACTTATGATAATAATGTTAAAGGACGTTCGAAAGGACTTCTTTTTTCTACGGCCTTCCTTGGTTTAATTGCTTCTTT from the Bacteriovorax sp. Seq25_V genome contains:
- a CDS encoding NADH-quinone oxidoreductase subunit L produces the protein MDYTISSVAPIVLLPFFAFVINAFLARKGGKATVAAVFLSCAAIVGSSFYAIKIFKDFVFGNYAADYYIHKVFTWFDLTGGGQEFAVNMGIYIDNMAAVMLLMVTVVATMIHIFSTYYMHHDMHYGRNGRFFVYMSLFTSAMLGLVLSDNLFSVFIFWELMGFCSYSLIGFYYEKEKTGNASIKAFMTTRIGDVFFLLGIVALWTHIGSVSFVDLYAAIANGLFDGASVLGIPLATFIAVCIFLGTIGKSAQFPLNVWLPDAMNGPTPCSALIHAATMVAAGVYLSLRIYPLIELGNLNYFVACIGGITALGAATIALVQTDFKAVLAFSTISQLGYMVLGVGVGSYNAAFMHLITHAIFKACLFLAAGSVIHSLHDHHTHEHVQEMPRMGGLRHKMKFTWFAMWCCTLAIAGVPFFSGFVSKDRILGDALVMATHGPKWIIPTALGFIGAFLTAFYMCRMMFLAFHGKPRDKEVYDHCHEEHFSWNRNLPLLFLSVFTLGVWFAGSLTGQGLVKVADPHHGKYEWFQTLIQKPVVSKFVSLQKEPFSQLDTRVKNSAEKSQYDHTYGLPEDEAHHVHHVHQIGAIASIFIALGGIFVAAMMYLWNKWNPGFWVNTFNRYYRTLQNKYYMDDLYIKGFIQGMLLPFNNLLSRFDMGFYDKYVVDGWAVVTRYLMNVSKWFDNLFVDTIMVDGTGASVRFFNVILRTIQSGKIQFYIIMIVLVIFGYILAL
- the nuoH gene encoding NADH-quinone oxidoreductase subunit NuoH yields the protein MNSTVVSYLSQAPGYGFLTSRLSEVLGFDATGIVNFLIFFIVTFVIVNVMAAIGGLGTYAERKISADLQMRQGPNRVGPFGILQFLADGVKMILKEDIIPRQADKFMFHLAPFLCLGGVFMSLAVVPFSSGLALTNLNIGVFYLLGVSSLVGVGIFLGGYSSNSKWSMLGGMRGASQIVSYEVPVTLTILSVVLMAGSLSFDVITEAQGGFPHEWFLLHNPFTFIGFFVLFIGALAETNRAPFDLPEAESELVSGYHTEYSGMRFGFFALAEYIEVFVVCGVCAALFLGGYKVPFDLGSGDFLVKAFPSIEPMLAKQVGNILQLGAFVTKTLALYYVVIWIRWTLPRLRVDHLMVLCWKYLTPIALFNLVGCAVWLYAFEGKSIWYLIFKSGAAAAGAHH
- a CDS encoding NADH-quinone oxidoreductase subunit J, with translation MFLNIMFLLAAGATIGGSFLTATAKNLMHACVYLLLTLFGVAGLYATLGADFLAATQLVVYAGGVIILMLFAIMLTGGVREFVNKFGIDKVASMGTVKTYSIAGFMVLIMSFVIMKILAPVFKTYAPGELPAFTTTVEKLGTLLITDHVLAFEISSILLLGALIGAAVISRPGRTK
- the nuoK gene encoding NADH-quinone oxidoreductase subunit NuoK, whose protein sequence is MISLPSYLIISFCLFIAGLTVMIARKNIIAMLLGIELILNAAALNFAAYTRFVNQNLDGHLMSLFIIVIAAAEAAVGLAIVIRFFQIKESIHIDDATELQS
- a CDS encoding NuoM family protein, yielding MSGHSNLLSWILWMPIVGVLGVLLIPRTKETLIRFWSLINTVITLALSVVLYMKFDTTTPGMQAAFTIKKAWISQFNIFYHLAVDGISLPMILLTSLLFFICILSSWTVKKQVKGYFALFLFLQSTVFGVFLSMDFFLFYVYWEVMLIPMFFLIGIWGGENREYAAVKFFLYTFFGSILMLVGMVALYFVTGQGVDSFNILALSGGKFANETVNMFGMALPFAKIFFVALFIGFAIKVPVFPFHTWLPHAHVQAPTAISVILAGVLLKMGTYGFLRIAFPIFPGASVYFADAIAWLGLINIIYGAFCAMAQTDVKKLVAYSSVSHMGFVMLGLAAMTVQGVNGAVLQMFNHGTSTAMMFLLIGILYERSHHRWIVRPDGTKGFGGLYTQLPKFSIIFIIAMFASMGLPGLSGFISEALIFLGIYNRFTTITVIAVLGLLLGAAYLLWMFKRMFFGEVIEENKSYTDVNSREIFYMLPLCVAVILFGVYPAPLLNIMKASVGKLVSLLAQF
- a CDS encoding NADH-quinone oxidoreductase subunit A translates to MSSHNLDVYMPVLILLAFAVIMVIGALLVGKLIRPSNPTDLKLTPYECGEEPIGSAWSNFNVRFYVIALVFLIFDVEGALMFPVAAVFRKFVEIGEGGAVLASFLLFITILALGVVYCWKKGDLDWVKSYQVSGKKDK